The proteins below are encoded in one region of Flavobacterium nackdongense:
- a CDS encoding T9SS sorting signal type C domain-containing protein — translation MKKNNTIKKQKKGWIVLMIILCGLFVNTAMGQRTFTWNGSVSTDWATAANWTPSGSGSTSTYPGESTLTNVDWVVISSNSTPNAPIITTSPPSSVARVTISNATGTIAGPTLTINSGATLLVRSASITNVSLTGGKIVNNGTLDILSTATAGGGIATTGIICNTPTQPPTSNTTYGYSGNGTLNIDVSASTTAASAAISVPSANAFAIYSFLINATPSLKLSTGTNTCFAVRSSNISPVIIGGTGFTIGSAGIPSNGGLLGLGGASTVIIESGTNLTFYSKNTNLARQMSVFNSASTTTTVTNRGNINILGDTTNTPIFMSTGAGTNAPIFNLINEGTLNIDLVCSNIATGPLGTGNGGGKSTGTGVGFFITNSGTLTLKNRSTTVGRGSAIAGSSAGEAPPLTITNSGVLNLEGSTSHAGFKTSIINNGIINSNSDFVSFSSIVNNTTGTFNFKRTASSSTNKQVTFTVADTALSNAGTTYTADGFTFTVTNQKFSFPLPNPLITNVVSNATVSPTGTLTLASGTGDASIAYTAVANPTANNAFTSGITNNGIINTDTGSNLNIIPGVTTTANSIIAPGGSAGKGIVDFAKGAATLSGKTILQISGSAAAGVDYDQITNSAIAGTLAVSGTLDITGIYTPAGPVTIDIVTTEATGDLSGNFGTVIGITTGWSVVATTGVGGKIQLVYDPLTPATSTTWTGGTSTGWINALNWSNGVPDQNSDVTIANGTFQPSPFVNVSIKSLTIDSGSTLTINSTYNFTVKEAITNNGTLTVLNNANLIQVDNVSNGGAGTTTVNRNSNALSRLDYTIWSSPVTGTQKLTDFSPLTSQSPSRFYNYAETANQYTAIASPTTTTFAAGSGYLIRMPNDAVPAPATQTFAGVFSGVPNNGTITNPITYGGAALGYNLVGNPYPSTIDAQAFITANTTNIESSLYFWRKINGATGSSYAVYNPLGATTATPSSAVPNGTIQVGQGFFVKAKSASNVSFTNAMRVANNSNQFFKTKQVQKDRLWLNLTGAADAFSQALVGYTADATLAVDMYDAKYINDSPIALTSSINNEEYTIQGRPAFDASDVVALNFKTDLAGDYTIALDHFDGVFATGQDVYLLDNTTGAETNLKNGSYTFNATAGIDNSRFSLKYQKTLKVDEPKLNENTIRVYKNNGTLYVNSGSIAISSISVFDVQGRLLSEQRNVKANTATIKDQRALNQVLIVKIVGEDNSEVTKKVLN, via the coding sequence ATGAAAAAAAACAACACGATTAAAAAACAAAAAAAGGGCTGGATAGTCCTGATGATAATCCTGTGTGGATTATTTGTGAATACGGCGATGGGGCAAAGAACATTTACTTGGAACGGATCCGTTTCAACTGACTGGGCAACAGCTGCAAACTGGACTCCAAGCGGAAGTGGCAGTACAAGTACTTATCCAGGAGAATCAACACTTACAAATGTAGATTGGGTGGTTATTAGTAGTAACTCAACTCCAAATGCACCGATCATTACGACAAGTCCTCCAAGTTCTGTAGCTAGAGTTACTATTAGCAATGCAACAGGAACAATTGCAGGTCCTACATTAACCATCAATTCTGGCGCTACTCTTTTAGTAAGAAGTGCGTCGATCACCAACGTTTCTCTTACTGGTGGAAAGATAGTAAACAACGGGACATTAGATATTTTAAGTACTGCAACTGCTGGAGGAGGAATCGCAACTACAGGGATAATTTGTAATACTCCTACGCAGCCTCCGACCAGTAACACGACATATGGCTACTCGGGTAACGGAACCTTAAATATAGATGTTAGTGCATCGACTACTGCAGCTAGTGCTGCGATAAGTGTTCCTTCTGCGAATGCATTCGCTATCTATAGTTTCCTAATTAATGCTACACCTAGTTTAAAGCTTAGCACAGGGACAAACACTTGTTTTGCCGTGAGATCTTCAAATATCTCTCCTGTAATTATAGGAGGTACTGGTTTTACAATCGGAAGTGCAGGAATACCAAGTAATGGCGGATTATTGGGTTTAGGAGGTGCTTCTACCGTAATTATAGAAAGTGGTACAAATCTTACTTTTTATAGTAAAAATACCAACCTCGCACGACAAATGAGCGTGTTTAATTCAGCTTCAACAACGACAACTGTAACCAACAGGGGAAACATTAATATCCTTGGAGATACTACAAATACCCCTATATTTATGAGTACTGGAGCAGGAACCAATGCACCAATTTTTAACTTAATTAACGAAGGTACTTTAAATATAGACCTTGTTTGTTCTAATATCGCTACTGGACCATTAGGTACAGGAAATGGTGGCGGCAAATCTACTGGCACTGGCGTAGGATTCTTCATTACTAATAGTGGCACATTAACTTTGAAAAACAGATCTACAACTGTGGGCAGAGGCAGTGCTATAGCTGGTTCAAGTGCTGGTGAAGCTCCACCGCTCACCATTACAAATAGTGGCGTTTTAAATTTGGAAGGGTCTACAAGTCACGCAGGTTTTAAAACATCCATAATCAATAATGGAATTATCAATTCAAATAGCGATTTTGTTAGTTTCAGTTCCATAGTTAATAACACCACAGGTACTTTCAATTTTAAAAGAACAGCTAGTTCTAGCACCAATAAACAAGTTACTTTTACAGTTGCAGATACAGCATTATCAAATGCTGGTACAACTTATACAGCTGATGGATTTACATTTACAGTTACCAATCAAAAATTTAGTTTTCCGCTTCCTAATCCACTTATCACCAATGTAGTGTCTAATGCTACTGTATCCCCAACGGGAACGCTTACATTGGCATCAGGTACAGGAGATGCGTCAATAGCCTATACAGCTGTAGCTAATCCAACCGCAAATAATGCATTTACTAGTGGTATCACAAACAATGGTATTATTAATACAGACACAGGTTCTAACCTTAATATTATTCCAGGTGTAACAACTACTGCTAATAGTATAATAGCTCCTGGAGGTTCTGCAGGGAAAGGAATCGTTGATTTTGCAAAAGGAGCTGCAACACTTAGCGGTAAAACTATTTTGCAAATTTCAGGAAGTGCTGCAGCAGGTGTTGATTATGACCAAATTACCAATAGTGCCATTGCAGGAACGCTTGCTGTTTCAGGAACATTAGATATTACTGGAATATACACACCAGCTGGACCGGTTACTATAGATATTGTTACCACTGAAGCAACTGGAGATCTTTCAGGAAATTTTGGAACTGTCATTGGTATAACTACAGGATGGTCTGTTGTGGCTACTACTGGTGTAGGAGGAAAAATACAATTAGTTTATGATCCATTAACTCCAGCTACAAGCACTACTTGGACAGGGGGAACGAGCACAGGTTGGATTAATGCACTAAACTGGTCAAATGGAGTACCTGATCAAAATTCTGACGTAACGATTGCAAATGGAACATTTCAACCCTCACCTTTTGTCAATGTAAGCATAAAGTCATTGACTATTGATTCTGGATCAACATTAACTATTAATTCAACTTATAATTTTACTGTAAAGGAAGCTATTACAAACAATGGAACCTTAACTGTCCTAAACAATGCTAACTTGATTCAAGTAGATAATGTTTCTAATGGAGGTGCAGGTACCACTACTGTGAACAGAAATAGCAATGCGTTAAGCCGTTTAGACTATACCATTTGGTCTTCTCCGGTGACTGGCACACAAAAATTAACAGATTTTTCGCCGTTAACGTCACAATCACCAAGTCGTTTTTACAATTATGCTGAAACTGCAAATCAATATACAGCGATTGCTAGCCCTACGACAACCACTTTCGCTGCAGGATCAGGTTACTTGATTCGTATGCCTAACGATGCTGTACCTGCACCTGCGACACAAACTTTTGCCGGTGTATTTTCAGGTGTGCCGAACAATGGAACTATTACAAACCCGATTACTTACGGTGGAGCCGCTTTAGGATACAATTTGGTAGGAAATCCTTATCCATCGACTATCGATGCACAAGCCTTTATCACTGCCAACACTACGAACATCGAAAGCAGTTTGTATTTCTGGAGAAAAATAAATGGGGCGACAGGTTCATCGTATGCGGTGTATAATCCATTGGGAGCAACTACTGCTACACCAAGTAGCGCGGTGCCAAACGGAACAATTCAAGTAGGACAAGGGTTCTTTGTAAAAGCTAAAAGCGCTTCGAACGTAAGTTTTACCAATGCCATGCGAGTTGCTAACAATAGCAATCAATTCTTCAAAACCAAACAAGTTCAAAAAGACCGTTTGTGGTTGAATTTGACAGGTGCAGCCGATGCTTTCAGCCAAGCTTTAGTAGGATATACTGCTGATGCAACTTTAGCTGTTGATATGTATGATGCAAAATACATTAACGACAGTCCAATTGCTTTGACTTCTAGTATCAACAACGAAGAATACACTATTCAGGGTCGTCCAGCATTTGATGCTAGCGACGTAGTAGCTTTAAACTTCAAAACTGATTTAGCTGGAGATTATACAATCGCTTTAGACCATTTTGATGGTGTTTTTGCAACGGGACAAGACGTTTATTTGTTAGACAACACCACTGGTGCAGAAACCAACTTGAAAAATGGTTCTTATACCTTCAATGCCACTGCTGGAATAGACAACAGCAGATTCTCTTTGAAATACCAAAAAACATTGAAAGTAGATGAACCAAAATTAAATGAGAACACTATTAGAGTATACAAAAATAATGGAACGCTTTATGTAAATTCAGGTTCGATTGCCATCAGTAGCATTAGTGTTTTTGATGTTCAAGGAAGATTACTATCCGAACAAAGAAACGTGAAAGCGAACACGGCTACAATCAAAGACCAAAGAGCCCTAAACCAGGTGCTAATTGTAAAAATTGTTGGTGAAGACAACTCAGAGGTGACCAAAAAAGTATTGAATTAA
- a CDS encoding T9SS type A sorting domain-containing protein, whose amino-acid sequence MKNNYLSSKNYKTGLVILFLLFCGLFSNVAAAQSASAANDTFIWNGSKSSDWADTANWTILRGTTTPGTNTYPGEIGVIDLVYINKSDTPFPAIYDGQVLDIARLYIANTFGSEAGAIFTINPGAILNVGNVATQSNNVFLNGGSIVNNGTLNIKAIGAGFTSFPAIGINCGNPNVLPTIPREYTYSGSGMLTIDLPSANFAGAAAIAVLGNSGSTTTPTNNANVTYKFILNNPEITFNQATLLGIGAVRAAGGNNANKLIIGGTGFTIGTVGSPSIGGLINLGGGTSVTVEAGTTLTLNSAATNLNSAIGGFSSNSNATNFTNKGTIIIQGASARSGMGFSTGASATASVYNINNEGTININLNAVTAGHSGLNIGNGGGGTANAGSVVNVTNTGTMTLKNTSTTVGTGFAIFTVTAGEAPRLVLSNSGTLNLEGSTYNLGLKTTLNNTGILNTNSEFRSFTAVNNNLGGSINFVRTAATATTRQVTFTVTNLDTSGSVGSIYRDSNNNDYAVVAQKFGGASDGTNLVTNVLSTATVPATGTLTRITGTGTTPLPYTAAGLPALNNAAGNVNNSGTINTDTASNLNILSLLSTTATSVLSPGGNTGKGILTLPAFPAANANLLSLQGTLKIQASGSATAGVDYDAMQVTGLLDVINVNGATLDVTGLYTPAVFTTIDIITTNTTAGSEGSVVGPFANVIGLPAKWAVVINPGLGNKAQLVYDPSLGNAQFADFKFSVYPNPTSGQLNLSAAQNISKVALFNILGQKVLSETIEANQRQLNISNLQKGLYVMEVTIDDATQTFKIVKQ is encoded by the coding sequence ATGAAAAACAATTACTTGTCGAGCAAAAATTACAAAACGGGTTTAGTAATCCTCTTTTTGCTCTTTTGCGGACTTTTTTCGAATGTAGCTGCAGCACAATCAGCATCGGCAGCCAATGACACCTTCATCTGGAATGGTTCTAAATCATCTGATTGGGCTGATACGGCCAACTGGACCATTTTAAGAGGTACAACAACCCCAGGCACCAATACATATCCTGGCGAAATAGGAGTAATTGATTTGGTCTACATCAATAAAAGCGATACACCGTTTCCGGCTATCTATGATGGGCAAGTACTGGATATCGCTCGATTGTATATTGCTAACACTTTTGGTAGCGAAGCAGGGGCAATTTTTACGATTAACCCCGGAGCGATTCTCAATGTAGGGAATGTTGCCACACAATCTAACAATGTATTTTTGAATGGTGGAAGTATTGTAAACAATGGAACCCTCAATATAAAAGCCATAGGAGCTGGTTTTACCAGTTTTCCTGCAATTGGTATTAATTGTGGTAATCCAAATGTTTTACCGACTATCCCTAGAGAATATACTTATTCCGGAAGTGGTATGCTGACTATTGACCTTCCTAGTGCTAACTTTGCGGGTGCCGCTGCAATTGCCGTTCTTGGTAATAGCGGATCCACTACAACACCTACCAATAACGCCAACGTAACTTATAAATTTATTCTGAATAATCCAGAAATTACTTTTAATCAAGCTACTCTTCTTGGCATAGGTGCTGTCAGAGCGGCTGGAGGAAATAATGCCAACAAATTGATAATAGGAGGTACAGGATTTACTATAGGAACTGTAGGAAGTCCGTCAATAGGAGGTCTGATCAATTTAGGTGGAGGTACTAGCGTAACGGTAGAAGCTGGAACAACTCTTACCTTAAATAGTGCAGCCACAAATCTTAATAGTGCCATTGGAGGATTTTCAAGTAATAGTAACGCCACTAATTTTACCAATAAAGGAACAATCATTATCCAAGGCGCTTCTGCACGTTCAGGGATGGGTTTCAGCACGGGTGCTTCTGCTACTGCAAGTGTTTATAATATCAATAACGAAGGCACTATAAATATAAACTTAAATGCCGTGACTGCTGGTCATTCTGGGTTAAATATCGGTAATGGCGGTGGTGGTACTGCAAATGCAGGTTCTGTAGTAAATGTAACCAATACTGGCACAATGACTTTGAAGAACACATCAACTACGGTTGGAACAGGATTTGCAATTTTCACTGTCACTGCTGGCGAGGCACCTCGTTTAGTTTTATCTAATAGTGGCACTTTGAATTTAGAAGGCAGTACCTATAATTTAGGTTTGAAAACAACCCTAAACAATACCGGTATATTAAACACTAATAGCGAATTTAGAAGTTTTACTGCAGTTAACAACAATCTTGGAGGTAGTATTAATTTCGTTAGAACAGCAGCTACCGCAACCACCAGACAGGTTACTTTTACCGTTACTAACTTAGACACATCAGGTTCTGTAGGTTCTATTTACAGAGATAGTAACAATAACGATTATGCGGTTGTAGCACAAAAATTTGGGGGTGCTAGTGATGGAACAAACCTTGTTACGAATGTATTATCCACTGCTACTGTTCCAGCAACAGGAACACTTACTCGTATCACTGGAACAGGTACGACACCATTGCCTTATACAGCAGCAGGACTTCCTGCATTAAACAATGCTGCAGGAAATGTAAACAACTCAGGCACGATCAATACCGATACAGCTTCAAACCTTAATATTTTATCTTTGCTTTCCACTACAGCTACAAGTGTATTGTCACCGGGAGGTAACACTGGAAAAGGAATTCTAACACTACCAGCATTTCCTGCAGCAAATGCAAATCTTTTATCACTACAAGGTACCTTAAAAATACAAGCTAGCGGAAGCGCCACTGCGGGTGTCGATTATGATGCAATGCAAGTAACAGGATTGCTTGATGTTATAAATGTCAATGGAGCAACTCTTGATGTAACAGGTCTTTATACACCAGCTGTTTTTACTACCATAGATATTATTACTACTAACACAACAGCAGGTTCTGAAGGTTCGGTTGTTGGACCTTTTGCTAATGTTATTGGATTGCCTGCAAAATGGGCAGTAGTGATTAACCCTGGGTTAGGAAACAAGGCACAATTGGTTTATGACCCATCGCTAGGAAATGCCCAATTTGCTGATTTCAAATTCAGTGTGTATCCGAATCCAACAAGCGGACAGTTGAATTTGTCTGCTGCTCAAAACATCAGCAAAGTCGCACTTTTCAATATCTTAGGACAAAAAGTATTGAGCGAAACTATAGAAGCCAACCAAAGACAACTCAATATTTCGAATTTACAAAAAGGATTATACGTGATGGAAGTAACCATAGACGATGCAACACAAACCTTTAAAATTGTGAAACAATAA